CCTGTGGAATGCTCCCACATGGCAAGCAGTCTACAAGCAAGGTCCCGACGCCTTGTACGGCAAGCGAACTGTGAAGAATTACATTCACCGACCGGCGTTCGAACTGTACGACCTGAATACCGATCCCCACGAAGTCAACAATCTGGCCGACGATTCCAAGTACGCGAAGTTGCTCGAAGAAATGAAGGCGGAGCTCAAAGACTTTCAGCAGCGCACGAGCGATCCTTGGATCATGAAGTGGAAATACGAGTAATAAGAAACTCCGCTTCATTGTTGTCACGCCCAGGTTCTGCAATCCCTTTTGAATCGAGAGACGCCCATGGCACATTTCGAAATCGTTGCTCGCGAAGGTCTCAAGATGGTTCGCTGCGAGCTCAATAGTGAAACAGTGCGAGCCGAATCCGGAGCATTGCACTACATGCGGGGGCGAATCGAAATTGCCACCCCCGCACCCTCGGTCGGTGGCATGCTCAAAAGTTTCGTGACCAGCGAGAACATCTTTCGGCCGACTTATCAAGGAACGGGCGAAATCTTCTTTGGGCCGCCCATCTATGGCGAGTACGAAGTGCTCGATTTGCAGAATGAAGAATGGATTCTCGAGCAAGGCTCATACGTTTGCAGCGATCAGGCCGTTGAAATTGGCGTTTGGCGGAACAAAGCATTCTCGGCACTGCTTGGTGGCGAGGGGTGGTATCAAACGCTGGTCAAAGGGACAGGCAAAGTTGTGATGCAGGCGCCCGGACAGGTCGAGCGAATCGAGCTGCGCGGCGAAAAGCTCTCGGTCGATGGCCGGTTCGCGCTCGCCCGTACTTCGGGCCTCAAATTCGAAGTGCAAAAAGCCTCACGCTCGCTCCTCGGCTCCGTCACCTCTGGCGAAGGCCTGCTGAGCACCTTTGAGGGGACCGGCACGGTACTCATCGCCCCGGTTCCCAACGTGTTTCAGAACCTCGTCGACAGCATTCGTGCGGTCATCCCACGCGGCAAATCGTAATCGATGCGGCCGATTTGCGGAGGCCCTGAAGGCTCGTTGCATTGTTGGTCAAGCGCCAGTAGGTTGACCCTGGACGGTTCCGCTTTCGGAATTTCTGCCGCGCTGCGTCAGAAGTCGTGATTGCGGCAACGAAGCCGCCACGGAAAGCTGTTCTCATGCCTATTAACTTTCGCCTGGTGTTTCCCTACGTAATGCTGTTGCTGGTCACAGCAGCGGTTGTGTGGGCGGTGTCGCTCAATCCGCCCCCTCGCGCTGAATTCACCTTCGACAACGGCACCGAAGTGCAAACGCTCGATTCGGCGAAGGCCACCGGCAATCCCGAAAACCGCATGATCAATGCGTTGTTCGAAGGCTTGCTCCGGTCGCTGCCCGCTGCCGATTACCGCGAAAAATATGGCCCGCACGAGAATGCGCCTCTCACTGCGCAGCCCGGCATGGCGGAGTCTTACGAAGTCTCGGAAGACGGTAAGACCTACACGTTTCACATCCGCAAGAATGCCGTCTGGTCCGATGAGTCACCGGTCACGGCTCACGATTTCGAATTCTCCTGGCAGCGGATGCTCCACCCCGAGACCGGCAGCCAGTACACCTATCAACTCTATTATGTCCGCGGCACGCGCAGTTACACCGAAGCCAAAGTTGCCCCTGGTGATGCCGTGGAAGTGGAACTGGCCGACCGGCGCGATCGCTACCAGGCCTGGCCGCGCGGCACAATCGTCCGCGGCACGTTAAAAGAAATTCTCAAGCCAGCCGAGCCCGTGATCGATTCCGATGTCAGTCCCGAAGACAAATCGCGGCGCATGTCAGACTGGAAGAAGACGTGGACTTATGTCGTCGAGATCGATGGCAAGCTAACCGCGTTCAGCAAAGCCCCCGACGAAGCACTGCCATTCGAAAACGCCATCCCCACCGCCTGCATGCAGGTCTTGCCCGACTGGCAAAGCACGGTGGGGATCAAGGCCACCGACGATCACACGCTGGTGGTGGAACTGAACGACCGCACTCCTTTCTTTCCCGAGTTGGTCGCCTTCTATCCACTTTATCCGGTCAATCGAAAATGCATCGAAAAGTATGGCTCGCCAGCTTGGACCAAACCGGCAAACATCGTTTCCAACGGTCCATTCAACTTGAAGCTGCGAAAACTGCGCGATCGCATTCGCCTGGAAAAGAACCCGCTTTATTGGGATGCAAAAAACGTCAAGCTGAACAGCATCGATGTGCTCGCCTTGCGCGATGAAACGACGGCCCTCAACATGTACCTGACCGGTCGCGTCGATTGGGCGACGACGATCCCCGCTGATATGATTCCGCAGTTGAAGAAGGAATTGAAAGATCAGTTCCCTTCAGCCCCCATGCTGACGGTTTACTTCTATCGGCTGAATACCGAGAAGGACGCGCTCAAAGATAAACGAGTCCGGCAGGCTCTGAACCTGGCTATCGACAAACAGAACATCTGCGAGTTCGTCACCAAAGCGGGCGAAGTACCTGCGGGTACTTATGTCCCGCCGGGCCTTGCCGGTTATGATAGCCCGCCGGGAACACAGTTCGATCCCAAGCGGGCCAGAGAACTGCTCAAAGAAGCCGGCTATGCCGAAGGGCATCAGCTGCCACATATCGAGATTCTCTACAACGATTCTCCTTCGCTCCATCGGACGATTGCCGAACGCGTGCAGCAGATGTGGCGCGAGCATTTGGGAGTCGACGTTCAACTGCGTGGGCTGGAGTGGGGTGTGTATCTCGACGCTCAGGATAAGAAGGATTACTACATTGCCCGCGCGGGTTGGATTGCCGACTATCCCGATCCGAACACGTTTCTCGATATGTTCGTCACCGGCGGCGATCAGAATATGACCGGTTGGGGCAACCCCAAGTACGATCAGCTGATTGCCGACGCGGGCAAGGAGCCGGATCCGGCGAAGCGAATGGCCATCTTTAAAGAAGCGGAAGCTCTCTTCCTTGAGGAAGTGCCAATTATTCCGATGTATTTTTACGTTTCTAAGAATCTGATTAAGCCGCACGTCAAAGGCTTTTGTAATGACGTGCAGGATCTCCACCCGCTCACGCTGCTAGAGATCGATCACGCGGCGAAAGACGGCAAGCTTGGCCAGCGGTCAGGAACAGCAAAATGAGTGCCCTAGAATTGTTCGGCGCGCTCCTCCGGCGGCTCGGCTGGTTCGTGGTCACGTTCTGGGCCGTCTTTACCCTCTCGTTTTTCCTGATGCGGTTGTCTCCCGGTGGCCCCTTCATGGGTGAGAAGAAGTTGCCGGAAGAAATCCGCCGCAACCTCGACGAGTTCTACAACCTCAACGCTCCGCTGCACGAGCAATACCTTACGACACTCGGGAATGTCGTGTTGCTGAATCTTGGTCCGAGCCAGAAACTGAAGGATTACACGGTTAACGAAGTGATTGCCGAAGGTTTTCCCGTGTCGATGTCGCTCGGTGTGATTGCGCTCACGTTGGCACTGATCGGTGGCACCATCGCAGGAGTTGTTTCAGCAGTGAAGCGAAATACGATCTACGACTTTGGCTTCATGGGGCTGGCCACGTTGGGCATTGCAATTCCTAATTTCGTCTTAGCTTCGCTGGCGATCATTATCTTTTGCTTCTACCTGCCGATTCTCCCCGCAGCTGGCTGGGGAAGTCCGCAGCAGATCATCCTCCCGGCGATTTGTCTGGCTGCACCGTACGCTGCTTACATCGCCCGGCTCACGCGCGCGGGTATGCTCGAAGTGTTGAATCTCGACTATGTCCGCACCGCATATGCCAAGGGTTTGCAACCTCGAACTGTCATCGTCAAACACGCTCTGCGCGGCGCAATTCTGCCTGTCGTTTCGTTTATTGGTCCAGCTGCTGCGGGCATTCTGACGGGTTCGCTGGTCATCGAGCGCATCTTTAATGTGCCGGGCTTCGGTTCGCACTTTATCGATGCAGCGCTGCAGCGCGACTATCCGCTCGCCATGGGTGCCGTGCTGGTTTATACGGCACTGCTGTATGTCATGAATTCGCTCGTCGATTTGTCGTACTCCGTGATCGATCCCCGCGTGAAGCTCGAGTAACCTGCCCTCACATGACTGCCGATCCATCACCTGCGAATTCTCCCGCCGATCGCTATGCGTCCTTGCTGGCCGAAGCTGCAAAAGTGCGCGGCATTTCGCTCTGGCACGATGCCTGGCGTCGCTTGCGCAAGAACTACGCGGCAATGACGTCGCTCTATTTTCTGATCGTCCTCGCGGCGCTCGCCTGGCTCACTCCGCTGCTGCCGCTTCAATCCCCCAGCTTTCAATTGGTCGACAAGGCAAACATCTACAAACCGCCCCGCACGCTGCAGCGTCCGCTCAGCGTTTCGCTGGCCGATGTGAAGAGCTTCGACCGTGAAGTGGCCGACTTAGCTGCGAAAGTGAACGCCGCGCCCAAGTCTGAACGCGACAGGTTGCAAAAAGAGCTGCAGGGGAAAGCCCGCGCCCATCCGTTCAATCGGTTGTGGACGAATCCCGGGCCACTCGCGCGGGCCATGATCCGCGCTCGCCTGGCAGTCTTTGGGCAGTGGTGCATTCCCTCCATCTGTGGCACCGATAACCTCGGTCGCGATGTGCTCGCGCGCATCTTCTGGGGCGCGCGCGTTTCGCTGATGGTCGGTTTGCTCGCCGCCGTGGTTTCGTTGGTGATTGGTGTCAGCTACGGAGCGGTCGCCGGTTATGCGGGCGGCATTATCGATGCCGGCATGATGCGCATGGTCGATATTTTGTACTGCATTCCATTCATCTTCGTCGTCATCAATCTGATCATGCTGCTGAGCGATGACGCCATCAAAAGTACGTTGGCGGCAGTGGGGATCAATCAGATCGTCATTTTCTACATGGTGATCGGTGCCGTCTATTGGCTGACAATGTCGCGAGTTGTTCGTGGCCAAGTGATCTCGCTCAAGCACGAACAGTTCATCGATGCGGCTCGCACGATTGGCGCGGGGAGCGGACGTATTGTCTTCCGCCATATTGTTCCCAACGTCCTGGGCATCGTCATTGTGTATCTCACGCTGACCATTCCCAGCGTGATGCTGTTCGAAGCGTTCTTGTCGTTCCTCGGCCTCGGCGTGCAGCCACCCGATGTCAGCTGGGGGCAACTTGTGAACGATGGGATCAAGGTCATCACACCAATCGGCATCCACTGGTGGCTCGTACTATTCCCTGGCCTGGCGTTAGCATGCACCTTGTTCGCCCTGAACTTTCTTGGCGACGGCCTGCGCGATGCACTCGATCCCCGGATGAAGAACCGCTAGGCCAGCTCGTTCACGCTCGTTGTCGCCAGGGCGAATGAAATGCTGCCGGCAATGTCAGCAGAAGAATCAGCACGCCCAGCCAGAGGTAGCCAGGGAGCATGAGCGCCGCGACACCGAAGAGCGCGAGTACCAATTGCGGGAAAGCAATGATCCAGTCTCGCAGGGCGACACTGCGGCCCATTTGGGTGACAATCCCGGCAAACACCAGCAACGCAGCGGCCAGCAGCCAGTGATAGTAGTTGGCAGGTTGTTCGCTCGGTGCCGGCAGCGAGACCGTCCAAGTGGGCATGTCGCCAGCCTGAGTATGTCGTAGCTCGAACAGCGGGCGAGATACAACTGCCTCATGCACGGACGTGATCGGCACTAAATCGACGCTCGTCTTGGCGTCGATCGTCGCCACGTCTTCGAGCGGCAGCGTAAGGAGATCGGCCATCTCGTTTTCGAGTGCCTGCAACCGCGCGGAAACGACGGGAGCAAGTGGCGAGGACGGTGGTCGTTTCCGAATCGCCTGCAACTCACGATCCCAGTGTTGTCGCCACAATCGAAGCCACGTATCGACCGACTCCGCGAGATGCCCCGAAGGGCTGTCGGTGGCCCCGCGGGCCACTTTCGCCAGCGCTTCGAGCGACGCGAGCGGATCGTTATCGTCGAGCGGCTTCCCCTGAAACAGCGCGGCGGGCGAGACCAGCAAGGCTGGTCCGGTGATCTGCCAACGCGTCCGTTCGACCGGTGCAGTTGCTACCTGAGGCGCTGCAAACTGCCATTTGCCGGCCGCTTCATCCTGCACGGGCAAGCGCCCCCGATAAATCACTTGGACCCACTGGGGCCAACTATCGGAATGGAGTTCAACCGTCGCGGCACCACCAATGCCCGGTTCGCGGTGCAATTGGCCGGGGATATTATTTACCACCACCGCCACCAACTCGTGCGCTTCTGGCGGTTGAATGAGCAATCGCTTGGCACCGCCGGGAACGATGGTTAATTCCGAGCGACCGACGACGCGGCGGTCATTCTGCCAGGCAACCTGATGGTCGGCGAGAATCACGCGGGGCTGTTCGCGCTTGGTTCGTTCGGGACGGGCCGAGGCGCGATAACGATCGATAATCGCTTCGTAATTCAAGTTTGTTTGGGCCTGCTCATTGGCGAAGTCGGCAGGCAACCCGGGACGGAGTTGCAGTCCCGCGGTTTGCCATTGCAATTTCGAATCGCTGGCTTGCTGTGGCAACGACACCCAGCGCTGGAGCTCATGGGTGCCAACCAGATCGACGGCGGGTAAGCGAATCAATTCCTGTTCGGTTTCGAGGGGCGCGGTCAAGCGCAGGTGGAGCTTGTCTTTCACGGGAGTCTGCAACTGCACGCGCAGCAGATTGCGCGATTGCCCCGGTAGCAGTTCCAAGTGCCAACGCCCGGCTGGTTCCATTTCCAAGAGACCGGTCCAATCGCGCGGCACCGAGAACTGCAATTCGTCGAAGTTGCTCCCAGGCGCACTCAAATTGGCAATGACCTCCACTTGCCAGCCATCCGCAACCGGGAGCAAGCGAGTGAGCAACTCGCCCGCGGAGCCAGGAAGGGAAGCGCCGAGCGTAACGGCAATCTGCGATGGGATGGTTCCCGGTCGCGTGCTATTCCATTCCAGTTCGGCTATCAACCGATCGCCGCTATTAGCGTCATCGTCTTCAGCCTCTTTCGGATCGACAGTTACTGGTCGTTGCTTCCAGCCACTCAGCTTGCCGAGTTTGGCGTCAGCTCCCGCGCGACGGCGAATCTGGCACTCATATTGTTGCACGTCTACATCCGTCACTTGCAGCACAGGCAAGTTCG
Above is a window of Anatilimnocola aggregata DNA encoding:
- a CDS encoding peptide ABC transporter substrate-binding protein; this translates as MPINFRLVFPYVMLLLVTAAVVWAVSLNPPPRAEFTFDNGTEVQTLDSAKATGNPENRMINALFEGLLRSLPAADYREKYGPHENAPLTAQPGMAESYEVSEDGKTYTFHIRKNAVWSDESPVTAHDFEFSWQRMLHPETGSQYTYQLYYVRGTRSYTEAKVAPGDAVEVELADRRDRYQAWPRGTIVRGTLKEILKPAEPVIDSDVSPEDKSRRMSDWKKTWTYVVEIDGKLTAFSKAPDEALPFENAIPTACMQVLPDWQSTVGIKATDDHTLVVELNDRTPFFPELVAFYPLYPVNRKCIEKYGSPAWTKPANIVSNGPFNLKLRKLRDRIRLEKNPLYWDAKNVKLNSIDVLALRDETTALNMYLTGRVDWATTIPADMIPQLKKELKDQFPSAPMLTVYFYRLNTEKDALKDKRVRQALNLAIDKQNICEFVTKAGEVPAGTYVPPGLAGYDSPPGTQFDPKRARELLKEAGYAEGHQLPHIEILYNDSPSLHRTIAERVQQMWREHLGVDVQLRGLEWGVYLDAQDKKDYYIARAGWIADYPDPNTFLDMFVTGGDQNMTGWGNPKYDQLIADAGKEPDPAKRMAIFKEAEALFLEEVPIIPMYFYVSKNLIKPHVKGFCNDVQDLHPLTLLEIDHAAKDGKLGQRSGTAK
- a CDS encoding AIM24 family protein; the encoded protein is MAHFEIVAREGLKMVRCELNSETVRAESGALHYMRGRIEIATPAPSVGGMLKSFVTSENIFRPTYQGTGEIFFGPPIYGEYEVLDLQNEEWILEQGSYVCSDQAVEIGVWRNKAFSALLGGEGWYQTLVKGTGKVVMQAPGQVERIELRGEKLSVDGRFALARTSGLKFEVQKASRSLLGSVTSGEGLLSTFEGTGTVLIAPVPNVFQNLVDSIRAVIPRGKS
- a CDS encoding ABC transporter permease, producing the protein MTADPSPANSPADRYASLLAEAAKVRGISLWHDAWRRLRKNYAAMTSLYFLIVLAALAWLTPLLPLQSPSFQLVDKANIYKPPRTLQRPLSVSLADVKSFDREVADLAAKVNAAPKSERDRLQKELQGKARAHPFNRLWTNPGPLARAMIRARLAVFGQWCIPSICGTDNLGRDVLARIFWGARVSLMVGLLAAVVSLVIGVSYGAVAGYAGGIIDAGMMRMVDILYCIPFIFVVINLIMLLSDDAIKSTLAAVGINQIVIFYMVIGAVYWLTMSRVVRGQVISLKHEQFIDAARTIGAGSGRIVFRHIVPNVLGIVIVYLTLTIPSVMLFEAFLSFLGLGVQPPDVSWGQLVNDGIKVITPIGIHWWLVLFPGLALACTLFALNFLGDGLRDALDPRMKNR
- a CDS encoding ABC transporter permease, encoding MSALELFGALLRRLGWFVVTFWAVFTLSFFLMRLSPGGPFMGEKKLPEEIRRNLDEFYNLNAPLHEQYLTTLGNVVLLNLGPSQKLKDYTVNEVIAEGFPVSMSLGVIALTLALIGGTIAGVVSAVKRNTIYDFGFMGLATLGIAIPNFVLASLAIIIFCFYLPILPAAGWGSPQQIILPAICLAAPYAAYIARLTRAGMLEVLNLDYVRTAYAKGLQPRTVIVKHALRGAILPVVSFIGPAAAGILTGSLVIERIFNVPGFGSHFIDAALQRDYPLAMGAVLVYTALLYVMNSLVDLSYSVIDPRVKLE